TTCATCAGGACAGGTTTGGAGAAGTTGGCTGTAGATTCGGCAAGGGTGATCGACGTTTCCTGGCTTGAAAGTGAAGTGCCTTAACGGGGAGTTCCCGAttctggaagcgcatccggaagattgggttgatgaggccctcggaacggaattcgatttcgagcacttcatcctccttcgagaatgacacagattttttcgGCACGCTGTCCAGGGTTCATTCGGCTggagctgcgccgtcgcgagatGAGCATTTGTGGACGGTTATttgctaaaagagatggaagTAAGTGAAGTTGGCAAGCCACTGTACACATTCTCATTACTCTCAGGTAatgtaaaccgccggcaccgagtgcaacatccacTCTGGCTACCTCCGATTATCCCGCTTCTCGAcgtcctcctcttcgtcggcTCCTTCTCCTCACGGTGAAAATCACCTGtctcgtacttgtccaaaaaccggatgtttatcttcttcaacgcaatctcgttgttcacgcaactcttcggcagcgccatctcctcgatgatctcggtacagtcctcgcgggaattgaccttcaatcaccaatcccgggccaccaccTCCGAATGcaaccggtgcgaatccacattcctacctcccatcctaaaaaaaaaacaaacaaaatcaatcacaagccctacaaaacacccaagctttcTTCTTATCCATTCCGGTcgtggaacagctgcagttcctgcaggaagctcgCCTTGTCCTTTTTGAGCACTTCACCTCGTCCCGCACCCGCACCACCCTCCTTTgaaggcgttccgctgctgctgtttggctcacgaaggtttccgcgtccgattcctggctgctgcctagaatcaccagcaccaccggatccaccaaagtgtttgtttacatttggaacttagtcgtacacggttacacgagaacgtcaaaatgaaagaaattctacagtcgtattaaaagttaagacttttaaatcagttagtaaggagattttcataaattttaccagtaaaagttttcatattttaaacaagaaaacaactttccctcaagctaattttagcaactttttaaatcaaaaataagttacttttgtcattacggtaatatttttttgtgtaaaagcttaaacattcaactatgtttggctgataagggtatttcatcagataaactcttcgaatcatgccaagcgttttaaaaacatattttaaaccggcattttcaaaatgttgggggtaatttgatccccctttcaacattttgaagaaatcttaagctaaatgttttttattcatccaaacttttaattttctataagttacagcaatttcacattaaaactgtacgtttgtgttcaaaatataacaagtttagcatgcaaaatatttaaaaacttaaaattttcttttttagacctaaattgagcatgtttacaaaagctggtaatttttgtttacaaaacttttgaaaaatggttcaaactgcagtaagttatgtacaactacactaaaggaaactatgtacgaaaacccagcccaattatttaatcttgaggctgattccagtgactgtaaaaatgcagggatcaagtctccctacaTTTTACCCATTTTTTGCCTCCTGTTATTGTCGATTCAAAGAAAAATGGCCATCTCGCCGGCGACGGGGCATCTTGTTCTTCTCCGCGCCAGCCTAAAAActaatgtttttgaaacaaaacatcAAGGATTTCGAGTAGCTGTGAGGAAAAACTGCTGATTTTCAGGCAGTTAGGCAGATTTCATGCAGTTTTTCGTTGCTGTTTTGCAAACCCCTaaggttttcatgcagatttttgttgacgaaatattttttggtttgattttcgaGCTGCGCGGAGAAGAAACCGACGGAGCCTTTGGACAAGTTTCATTTATTCGGCAAtaaccaaaatccaaaaatcaacaaaatgaccaaattgaccaaaatgactaaattgaccaaaattatcaaaatccaaaaaatcaacaaaatgacCTGAATTACCAAActgatcaaaatttccaaaatcaccaaatCACCAAAATGGGTACATTACCAATttgaccaaaatcaccaaaatgttcaaagttaccgaaattaccaaaatgacaaaaatgatcaaaatgaccttaattatcaaaattaccaaaaaaaaaaatacccgtatcaaaaataatcatttgttaatttttgatcattttttttaatgtaatgcaaaaaaaatgattttaaattcaattttaaaccaTTTGTGGTCATGGCAAAGGACCATTGTGCTTAGAAAAATAAGCCTAATCggtgtgaacaataatatcacaaatttaagcaaaattttaggacccaatttaagCTTAAATATGAGAAAcaattgaaatgattgaaattgACCCAAACCGACCCAAACATATCGTACTTATTCCTGTTCGGTTTTCATGAAATTGACTGCAGTTTGAATGTGCTTAGAGAAAAggataattgggtactaaagccctatgtcaatttttatgtacaacggtaaaaaacacgataaaaaaccatttctgatcacttttttatttcattttaatgcaaaaaaaaaatttgcaagacaacattttttcgatggatcaactatggtccccttggaacgagctgtcaagtaggagcttttctgtcaagaagaaccgcgaggttaatttttcaaaattgatttaaaaatccattttaaactctttgtggtcgtacaaagggtcattgtactcagaaaaataagctttatcgctgtaaacaataatatcagcaatctaagcttcattttaggacccaattatagcTCAATTTCACTAATTTTTATTGAGCGTGTTCAATTCGACTTGCTGAGCTGATGCTGCCCACTGTCGGTAAAGCAGAACGCCATATCTCAAGCCTCACGCTGTGTCCTGTCCCCCGTCCAACTCCGACAGCTTCGTTAGACACTTCGCTTTCAGAGAGTCGCACAAGAACAAAACATTCAACCGCGGTGGAACGATTTTCGGCGTCTTTTCCAAGCTTTCAATTAAATTCCGTTCAAAGTCGGAAAAATCAGTGTTTTAAAGCTTGCTTTCTggtgaaaataaagaaaagtcTTCTTTAAATTTCATACACTCCAATTAAACTCATCAATCGTCAAAAATGTAAGTATTTTCACGACTTTCAATCGTACCATTCCTAACCCCACTTTCTCCCACCGCGCAAAACAAAAGGGCCCTCGCGAAACCAAAATCGGAACTGACCCCGGAGGAGCTGGCCcgccaggaggaggaggagttcAACACGGGC
This is a stretch of genomic DNA from Culex pipiens pallens isolate TS chromosome 1, TS_CPP_V2, whole genome shotgun sequence. It encodes these proteins:
- the LOC128093688 gene encoding uncharacterized protein LOC128093688, with protein sequence MALPKSCVNNEIALKKINIRFLDKYETGDFHREEKEPTKRRTSRSGIIGGSQSGCCTRCRRFTLPETNNRPQMLISRRRSSSRMNPGQRAEKICVILEGG